A region of Sulfurovum sp. DNA encodes the following proteins:
- a CDS encoding MFS transporter codes for MAGFKALKGQGDTKTLFAAFLYFDFSFMVWTMLGPLATEISESMAMNGGGLTAGQTATLLSIPILSGALLRIVLGFFVDKVGPKKTAISAQLIVILALFYAYSRGITITYDELLFVALGLGFAGASFAVALPQAGQWYPPKLQGVVLGIAGAGNIGVVVDFLFAPKIAEKWGWEAVFLVGGLLSFAVLFAYILMAKDAPESIYRPRVKKMRDYWKLLKDRDSWWFMLFYAVSFGGFVGFANYMKVYLMNTYQVDMKAFGLDIFNEPNVKVIAGYFGALTIFAGAILRPVGGSIADKMGGIKALYIFFGMVTVLVALNGFITLPFWIAIIVLFFIMASLGMANGAVFQLVPQRFGKDIGIMTGLIGAAGGIGGTFLVKTLGWAKGTFDSYSIGFFIFAGLVLIAIGAISLVKTKWRTTWGANAGGMI; via the coding sequence ATGGCTGGCTTTAAAGCACTCAAAGGACAAGGAGACACAAAGACCCTTTTTGCAGCATTTCTCTACTTTGATTTTAGTTTTATGGTATGGACAATGCTTGGACCTTTGGCAACTGAGATTAGTGAGTCGATGGCGATGAATGGAGGGGGACTGACTGCAGGACAGACTGCAACACTACTTTCTATTCCTATTCTCTCAGGAGCATTGCTACGTATTGTACTTGGTTTTTTTGTTGACAAGGTTGGTCCCAAAAAGACAGCAATTTCAGCACAGCTTATTGTTATTTTGGCACTTTTCTATGCCTATAGTCGAGGAATAACCATTACCTATGATGAACTTCTTTTCGTAGCACTAGGACTTGGTTTTGCAGGAGCATCATTTGCAGTGGCATTGCCTCAAGCAGGACAATGGTATCCACCAAAGCTTCAAGGAGTTGTTCTTGGAATTGCTGGTGCAGGGAATATTGGGGTAGTTGTTGATTTTCTATTTGCACCAAAGATTGCAGAGAAGTGGGGTTGGGAAGCAGTTTTTCTAGTTGGTGGATTGCTCTCTTTTGCCGTACTGTTTGCCTATATTCTTATGGCAAAAGATGCACCTGAATCTATCTATAGACCAAGAGTTAAGAAAATGAGAGACTACTGGAAGCTATTAAAAGATCGTGATAGTTGGTGGTTTATGCTCTTTTATGCAGTAAGTTTTGGAGGATTTGTTGGATTTGCCAACTATATGAAGGTTTATCTTATGAATACCTATCAGGTGGACATGAAGGCATTTGGGTTGGACATATTTAATGAGCCAAATGTTAAAGTTATTGCTGGATATTTTGGAGCACTGACAATCTTTGCTGGAGCAATTCTTAGACCAGTCGGTGGAAGTATTGCTGACAAGATGGGTGGGATCAAGGCACTATATATCTTTTTTGGTATGGTAACAGTGCTAGTAGCACTGAATGGGTTTATAACATTACCATTTTGGATAGCTATTATAGTACTTTTTTTCATTATGGCAAGTCTTGGTATGGCAAATGGTGCAGTATTCCAACTTGTACCACAGCGTTTTGGTAAAGATATTGGTATTATGACAGGACTTATTGGTGCAGCAGGTGGAATTGGCGGTACCTTTCTTGTCAAAACACTTGGTTGGGCAAAAGGAACTTTTGATAGTTACAGTATTGGCTTTTTTATATTTGCTGGATTGGTACTGATTGCTATTGGTGCAATATCTCTAGTTAAAACAAAATGGAGAACTACATGGGGCGCCAATGCTGGTGGAATGATCTAA
- a CDS encoding protein phosphatase 2C domain-containing protein, with translation MSKQNIETSVFSLAKGTQLTGDDYAEVKVLENITIAVVCDGVGSAILGAEAAKRTTQFLVQSLKNRPRSWGMEKSIKHFIEKINHVLYMESVEQYERQELVTTLTLVVIEGDRLYGANVGDSRIYLERNGQFSQLSSDHSMNEKGMENVLTSAIGLEEYVEPYYFENNLQPKDRILLCSDGLYNELTHKELVSGIYIGASFLVKRVSKKYEDNLPDDATAVVVEINHLDPRLKLKQTELIIQEYYRKDEIIDGYRLLKPLIQNERTWLCENKGVQYVIKFSPHEALDNEVILDHFVKEVWMAQRLKAGFFPKAVIPKKRTHRYYIMSYVKGVPLKNLIAKKPLSVDLGIDLVHFLLKMAQYLIRQNLVHGDIKPENIIVTKRREKTVFKMVDFGSITEAYSDVTRAGTPSYLAPERFLQAPITEQTEVYAIGATLYEALTQKFPFGEIEPFQTPKFEKIPKYPTKLNPKIPEWLESVMLRAIETSTDKRYHNYSEIIFEIDNPEKVQPYFDKSISFIERHEKMVYKIGFILMFMLNIIQFLFIY, from the coding sequence ATGTCTAAACAGAATATTGAAACTTCCGTCTTTTCTCTTGCCAAAGGTACCCAATTAACCGGCGATGACTATGCTGAGGTAAAGGTACTGGAAAATATCACCATTGCAGTTGTTTGTGATGGTGTAGGGTCTGCAATTTTAGGTGCTGAAGCAGCAAAGCGGACTACACAGTTTTTAGTACAATCGCTGAAGAATAGACCACGTAGTTGGGGTATGGAGAAATCCATTAAGCACTTCATTGAGAAGATAAACCATGTGCTTTATATGGAGTCAGTGGAACAGTATGAGCGTCAAGAGTTAGTAACAACCCTCACACTAGTAGTGATTGAAGGGGATAGGCTTTATGGAGCAAATGTTGGAGATAGTCGTATCTATCTAGAGCGTAATGGGCAGTTTTCTCAGTTATCTAGTGATCACAGCATGAATGAAAAGGGAATGGAGAATGTACTTACCTCTGCCATTGGACTTGAGGAGTATGTAGAGCCATACTATTTTGAGAATAATCTACAGCCCAAAGATCGTATACTACTTTGCAGTGATGGGCTCTATAATGAACTAACCCACAAAGAATTGGTTTCTGGAATATATATTGGAGCCTCTTTTCTTGTAAAAAGGGTAAGTAAGAAATATGAGGACAATCTACCCGATGATGCAACAGCAGTAGTTGTAGAGATTAATCATCTTGATCCACGCTTGAAACTTAAACAGACAGAATTGATTATACAGGAGTATTACAGAAAAGATGAAATTATTGATGGCTACAGACTGCTTAAGCCACTAATACAGAATGAACGTACTTGGCTATGTGAAAACAAAGGGGTACAGTATGTTATTAAGTTTTCTCCCCATGAGGCACTGGATAATGAGGTTATACTTGATCATTTTGTCAAAGAGGTTTGGATGGCACAACGCCTTAAGGCAGGTTTTTTTCCTAAAGCAGTTATTCCCAAGAAACGTACTCATCGATACTATATTATGAGTTATGTAAAAGGTGTACCACTTAAAAACTTGATTGCCAAGAAGCCACTTTCTGTTGATCTTGGAATTGATTTAGTACATTTTTTATTGAAGATGGCACAGTATTTAATTAGGCAAAATCTAGTACATGGAGACATTAAGCCTGAGAATATTATTGTTACCAAGAGGAGGGAAAAAACAGTTTTTAAAATGGTTGACTTTGGTTCCATTACCGAAGCCTATTCGGATGTAACACGTGCCGGTACACCGAGTTATTTAGCACCTGAACGATTTTTACAAGCACCAATTACAGAGCAAACAGAAGTATATGCTATTGGAGCAACACTTTATGAAGCATTAACGCAAAAATTTCCATTTGGAGAAATAGAGCCATTTCAGACACCAAAATTTGAGAAAATACCTAAATATCCAACTAAATTGAATCCAAAGATTCCTGAGTGGCTAGAAAGTGTGATGTTGCGTGCAATAGAGACCAGCACAGATAAACGTTACCACAACTACTCTGAGATAATTTTTGAGATAGACAACCCTGAAAAAGTACAACCCTATTTTGATAAAAGTATTTCATTTATTGAGCGGCATGAGAAGATGGTTTATAAAATCGGTTTTATTCTAATGTTCATGCTTAATATTATACAATTTCTTTTTATATACTAG
- the mltG gene encoding endolytic transglycosylase MltG, with translation MKKSRIAIWMLRAESIAVVLIISLAYYISLPVKSTQTVYIPQGTIDGIISYLTKSGYELSKVDSYLVRLMGQPQQGWIFIGNNRLNRIDFLHKLTSSKAMIHKVILIPGETLDIFFENLAKKFKLDKNKLKQYYQEYSHYPEAGIYADTYYVPINMKEEHLIHFLVRESEKYYQNLSQKIYGNYDIKQWQEILIIASIIQKEAANDKEMALVSSVIYNRLKKGMRLQMDGTLNYGKYSHVKVTSKRIKDDNSTFNTYKFKGLPPSPIGSVSLAAIKAAINPVKTDYLYFMKNKENRHNFSKTFRSHRKNIQRVKSLVYKKKLYNIKHEH, from the coding sequence ATGAAAAAATCGCGGATAGCAATATGGATGTTGCGAGCAGAGAGTATTGCTGTGGTTTTGATCATTTCGCTTGCCTATTATATTTCTCTACCAGTGAAATCAACGCAAACAGTCTACATCCCACAGGGTACAATTGATGGTATTATATCATATCTGACCAAAAGTGGGTATGAGCTTTCGAAGGTTGATAGCTATCTTGTAAGACTTATGGGGCAACCTCAACAAGGGTGGATATTTATAGGAAACAATAGACTTAACCGTATCGATTTCCTACATAAGCTTACCTCATCCAAAGCAATGATACATAAAGTAATTTTAATTCCTGGAGAGACACTTGATATTTTCTTTGAAAATCTTGCCAAAAAGTTTAAACTTGATAAAAATAAACTAAAACAGTACTATCAAGAATATTCTCATTATCCTGAAGCAGGTATCTATGCTGATACCTACTATGTTCCTATAAATATGAAAGAGGAGCACCTCATTCATTTTCTAGTACGGGAATCTGAAAAATATTATCAAAATCTCTCTCAAAAAATCTATGGCAATTATGACATCAAACAGTGGCAAGAGATCCTTATCATTGCCTCAATTATTCAAAAGGAGGCAGCAAATGATAAAGAGATGGCTCTAGTCTCCTCTGTTATCTATAACCGTCTTAAAAAAGGAATGCGCCTTCAGATGGATGGGACACTCAACTATGGCAAGTATTCTCATGTCAAAGTTACATCAAAACGTATCAAAGATGACAATAGCACCTTTAATACTTACAAATTTAAAGGGCTCCCTCCCTCTCCTATTGGGTCAGTCTCCCTTGCTGCCATCAAAGCAGCTATCAATCCTGTCAAAACAGATTACCTCTATTTTATGAAAAATAAAGAGAATCGGCACAATTTTAGTAAAACATTCAGGTCACATCGAAAAAATATTCAAAGAGTCAAAAGTCTAGTATATAAAAAGAAATTGTATAATATTAAGCATGAACATTAG